The sequence below is a genomic window from bacterium.
TCTCGATCGACACGCGCCGCGCGGCGACCGCCCGCGCGACGCTCGACGAGGGCGCCGACCTGATCAACGACATCGCCGGGCTCGGCGACGCCGGCATGGCCGAACTGGCCGCCGGGCGCGGCGTCCCGGTCTGCGTGATGCACATGCGGGGCGAGCCGGGGACGATGCAGTCCAACACCCGCTACGACGACCTTCTCGGCGAAGTCGCGACGTTCCTCGCCGCGCGCGCCGAGGCCGGGCGGAAGGCCGGGATCGCGGATGATAGAATCCTGCTCGATCCGGGCCTCGGCTTCGGCAAGTCCGCGGCGGGAAACGAAGACCTCCTGCGGCGGACGCGCACGTTGGCCGGGCTCGGCTACCCGTTGCTCGTCGGCGCCTCGAGGAAGTCGTTCGTCGGCGCGCGCACGGGCGTCGCGGCCGCGGACCGCCGGCTCGCCGGCAGTCTCGTCGCCGCGGCGGCGGCGGCGTGCGGCGGCGCGGCGGTCGTCCGCGTCCACGACGTCGCGGCGACGCGCGAGGCGCTGGCGATGGCCGCGGCGTTGCGGCCGGGCGCGGGCGGCAGCTAGGACGCGGGGGACGCCGTGGGCCACCTACAGCAGTTGC
It includes:
- the folP gene encoding dihydropteroate synthase — protein: SIDTRRAATARATLDEGADLINDIAGLGDAGMAELAAGRGVPVCVMHMRGEPGTMQSNTRYDDLLGEVATFLAARAEAGRKAGIADDRILLDPGLGFGKSAAGNEDLLRRTRTLAGLGYPLLVGASRKSFVGARTGVAAADRRLAGSLVAAAAAACGGAAVVRVHDVAATREALAMAAALRPGAGGS